The following are encoded in a window of Echeneis naucrates chromosome 19, fEcheNa1.1, whole genome shotgun sequence genomic DNA:
- the LOC115059509 gene encoding myosin-binding protein C, fast-type-like, producing MPEPVPAAKPEGGAPEQEPAEEDAPPADGVLFASLSAADSDADGDESGRTELTGLFVEKPPESVVAVTGTDVTFIAKVDSSTLTRKPTMKWLKGKWLDLGSKAGKHLQFKETYDRNTKIYTYEMKIIKVVAGDAGGYRCEVTSKDKCDSSTFEISVEAAQQEQKADILSAFKRADAGEDEGDLDFSALLKATKRNKKPEKVEPDIDVWELLKNADPSQYEKIAFEYGITDLRGMLKRLKKMKKVETKHSEAFLKKLESCYSVEKGKKIVLRCEVVDPTVQVKWLKNGQEIKPSAKYVVEAAGNARTLTINKTTLADDAAYECVVGEDKCFTEVFVKEPPVTITKLMDDYHVVVGERVEFEIEVSEEGAHVMWFFEDIELHRDKDTKYRFKKDGKKHTLIIQEATLDDIGMYHAWTNGGHTKGELEVEEKELEVLQDIADLTVKAQEQAVFKCEVSDEKVTGKWFKDGVEVLPSDRIKMSHIGRFHRLVINDVKPEDAGDYTFIPDGYALSLSAKLNFLEIKIDYVPRQDPPKIHLDTTGNMVSQNTIIVVAGNKLRLDVEITGEPAPTVVWSKADQVITEAEGRVRVESKKDLSSFIIEGAEREDEGNYSIVVTNPAGEDKAVLFVKIVDVPDAPENVKCLGVGEDCATITWQAPKFDGGAPVKGYLMERKKKGSSRWTKLNFDVYESTTYEAKRMIEGILYEMRVFAVNSIGLSQPSLNSKPFMPIAPTSEPTRLTVHDVTDGTCSLKWLAPEKIGAGGLDGYVIEYCKDGDTEWVVANQELCERQGYVVRGLPVGEKINFRVVAVNIAGRSPPATLAQPVTIREIVEHPKIRLPRNLRTKYIRKVGEKINLTIPFQGKPRPVATWYKDGQPLDPKMVNVRSSTIDSILFIRSAEREHSGTYELLLQIENLEDRASINIRVVDKPGSPVNVRVTDVWGFNAALEWEPPKDDGNCEITGYTIQKADMKTKEWFTVYEHNRRTNCTVSDLIMGNEYMFRVYSENLCGLSEEPRPSKNTAKIAKTGLELKGNAYKEKDMNCVPKFTQPLIDRSVVAGYSTAITCSVRGFPKPKIIWMKNKMIIGDDPKFLMQNNQGVLTLNIRKPSTFDGGKYSCMAVNELGKDEVECKLDVRAAIDPDKK from the exons AATCTGGGAGGACTGAACTCACTGGGCTTTTCGTCGAGAAGCCTCCAGAGAGTGTGGTCGCTGTCACAG GAACGGATGTGACTTTCATTGCCAAGGTTGATTCCTCCACCCTGACAAGAAAACCCACCATGAAATGGCTGAAGGGCAAGTGGCTGGATCTTGGCAGCAAGGCTGGAAAACATCTCCAGTTCAAAGAAACTTATGACAGAAATactaag ATCTATACTTATGAGATGAAGATCATCAAAGTGGTTGCTGGAGATGCTGGTGGATACAGGTGTGAGGTGAcatccaaagacaaatgtgacAGCTCCACCTTTGAGATTTCTGTTGAAG CTGCACAACAGGAGCAGAAGGCGGATATTTTGTCAGCCTTCAAGAGAGC GGATGCTGGGGAGGACGAAGGAGATCTGGATTTCAGTGCTCTGCTAAAGGCCACTAAGAG GAACAAGAAGCCTGAAAAAGTGGAACCTGATATAGATGTTTGGGAATTGCTTAAGAATGCTGATCCAAGCCAGTATGAGAAAATTGCCTTTGAGTATGGCATCACTGACCTGAGGGGCATGCTGAAACGtctgaaaaagatgaaaaaggtCGAGACCAAGCATTCGGAGG CTTTCCTGAAGAAGCTCGAATCTTGCTACTCTGTGGAAAAGGGCAAGAAGATTGTCCTGAGATGTGAGGTGGTTGATCCCACTGTCCAGGTGAAATGGTTGAAGAACGGCCAGGAGATCAAACCCTCAGCCAA GTATGTCGTAGAGGCAGCTGGAAACGCCAGAACCCTTACTATCAATAAGACGACCCTGGCTGATGATGCTGCATATGAGTGTGTGGTTGGCGAGGACAAGTGCTTCACAGAAGTGTTCGTCAAAG AGCCTCCTGTGACCATCACCAAGCTGATGGATGACTATCATGTGGTcgtgggagagagagtggagtTTGAGATCGAGGTGTCGGAGGAGGGCGCCCACGTCATGTG gttTTTTGAGGATATAGAGCtgcacagagacaaagataCCAAGTATCGCTTCAAGAAGGATGGAAAAAAGCACACACTCATCATCCAGGAGGCGACGCTGGATGACATCGGAATGTACCACGCCTGGACCAATGGGGGGCATACCAAAGGAGAGCTGGAGGTGGAAG agaaggagctggaggttttacaggatATTGCTGATCTGACAGTGAAAGCTCAAGAACAGGCCGTGTTCAAGTGCGAGGTGTCTGATGAAAAGGTTACAGGAAAGTGGTTTAAAGATGGAGTGGAGGTCCTGCCAAGCGATCGCATCAAAATGTCTCACATTGGAAG GTTTCACCGGCTCGTTATTAATGATGTGAAGCCAGAGGATGCCGGAGACTACACGTTTATTCCTGATGGATACGCTCTGTCACTTTCTGCCAAACTCAACTTCTTGG AAATCAAGATCGACTATGTGCCCAGACAAG ACCCTCCAAAGATCCACCTGGACACCACTGGAAACATGGTCTCCCAAAACACAATCATTGTGGTTGCGGGCAACAAGCTCCGACTGGATGTGGAAATCACAGGCGAGCCAGCACCCACTGTAGTCTGGTCAAAGGCAGATCAG GTGATCACTGAGGCTGAGGGACGTGTTAGAGTGGAGTCCAAGAAAGACCTGAGCAGCTTCATCATagagggggcagagagggaggatgagggCAACTACTCCATTGTTGTTACCAACCCTGCTGGGGAGGACAAGGCCGTGCTGTTTGTGAAGATCGTAG ATGTGCCTGACGCCCCCGAGAATGTCAAATGCCtgggagtgggagaggactgcGCCACCATCACTTGGCAGGCTCCTAAATTTGACGGCGGTGCACCAGTTAAAG GATATCTcatggagaggaagaagaaaggtTCTTCCAGATGGACAAAGCTCAACTTTGATGTATACGAGTCGACCACTTATGAGGCTAAGAGGATGATTGAGGGCATTCTGTATGAGATGAGGGTTTTTGCTGTCAACAGCATCGGTTTGTCCCAGCCGAGTCTGAACTCCAAACCCTTCATGCCTATCG CCCCAACTAGCGAGCCAACACGCCTGACAGTGCATGACGTGACAGACGGCACATGCAGCCTGAAGTGGCTTGCCCCAGAGAAGATTGGAGCTGGAGGCCTGGATGGCTACGTTATTGAATACTGCAAGGATGGAG ataCTGAGTGGGTGGTGGCAAACCAGGAGCTCTGTGAGAGACAGGGATATGTGGTGCGTGGCCTCCCTGTGGGAGAAAAGATAAACTTCAGGGTGGTGGCAGTAAATATTGCTGGACGCAGTCCCCCTGCTACACTGGCACAGCCCGTCACTATCCGTGAGATTGTTG AACATCCAAAGATCCGTCTTCCTCGCAACCTGAGAACAAAGTACATCAGGAAAGTTGGAGAAAAGATCAACCTGACCATCCCCTTCCAG GGCAAGCCACGTCCTGTCGCAACCTGGTACAAAGACGGCCAACCCCTGGACCCCAAGATGGTCAACGTGCGTAGCTCAACCATCGACAGCATCCTGTTTATCCGTTCAGCTGAGAGAGAGCACTCTGGAACATATGAGCTGCTTCTCCAGATTGAGAACTTGGAGGACAGGGCCAGCATCAACATCAGGGTTGTTG ATAAGCCTGGATCGCCAGTTAATGTAAGGGTGACAGATGTTTGGGGCTTCAATGCAGCACTGGAGTGGGAGCCCCCTAAAGATGATGGCAACTGTGAGATCACTGGCTACACCATCCAGAAGGCGGACATGAAGACcaag gAATGGTTCACCGTTTACGAACATAACAGGCGGACAAACTGCACAGTCTCAGATCTGATCATGGGAAATGAATATATGTTCCGGGTTTACAGTGAAAACCTGTGTGGCCTGAGTGAAGAGCCGCGCCCCAGCAAGAACACAGCTAAAATTGCCAAAACAG GCCTGGAATTGAAAGGAAACGCCTACAAGGAGAAAGACATGAACTGCGTGCCCAAGTTCACTCAGCCCTTGATTGACAGATCCGTAGTGGCCGGCTACAGCACGGCCATCACCTGCTCTGTCAGAGGCTTCCCCAAG CCTAAGATTATATGGATGAAGAACAAAATGATCATCGGCGACGATCCCAAGTTTTTGATGCAGAACAACCAAGGAGTGCTGACCCTCAACATTCGCAAGCCAAGCACCTTTGATGGAGGCAAATATTCCTGCATGGCCGTAAATGAGCTGGGCAAGGATGAAGTGGAGTGTAAGCTGGACGTCCGAG CTGCCATAGACCCGGACAAGAAGTGA